Proteins from a genomic interval of Chionomys nivalis chromosome 7, mChiNiv1.1, whole genome shotgun sequence:
- the Hexim2 gene encoding protein HEXIM2 — protein sequence MATLNHSNCNSESPAALEEAKTSAGLPSPQIAHEPRDFDGSLLLPSGKELHSEDEGFAPAGAGSGCNNRGSRTQSPRRCSVEAVLARKKHRRRPSKRKRHWRPYLELSWAEKQQRDERQSQRASRVREEMFAKGQPLAPYNTTQFLMNDRDLEEPNLDVLHGLSHPGSSSGENEAGDSDGQGRAHGEFQQRDFSEAYERYHTESLQRLSKQELVRDYLDLERRLSQAEQETRRLQQLQGRPSRQPCQQVEELAAEVERLRTENQRLRQENEMWSRDGSCCDQKPATEGTGGPQDEALFHTHVGQLGHKEAGDR from the exons ATGGCCACTCTGAACCATAGCAACTGTAATTCAGAGTCACCAGCAGCCCTGGAGGAGGCGAAG aCTTCTGCTGGTCTGCCGAGCCCCCAGATAGCCCATGAGCCTCGCGACTTTGATGGTTCCCTGCTTCTGCCATCGGGAAAGGAGCTACACTCAGAGGATGAAGGTTTTGCTCCAGCTGGGGCTGGCTCAGGTTGTAACAATAGGGGTTCTCGGACCCAGAGCCCACGGAGATGTTCAGTGGAGGCGGTGCTGGCCCGAAAGAAGCACCGTAGGCGGCCATCAAAGCGCAAGAGGCACTGGCGGCCGTACTTAGAACTGAGCTGGGCTGAGAAGCAGCAGCGAGatgagaggcagagccagagggCCTCCCGTGTCCGTGAGGAGATGTTCGCCAAAGGCCAGCCCCTGGCACCCTACAACACTACCCAGTTCCTCATGAATGACCGTGACCTGGAGGAGCCTAACTTGGATGTGCTCCACGGGCTGTCCCACCCAGGCTCCTCCAGTGGGGAGAATGAAGCAGGGGACAGTGATGGGCAGGGCCGAGCTCACGGGGAATTCCAGCAGAGGGACTTCTCTGAGGCCTACGAGCGGTACCACACTGAGAGCCTTCAGCGCCTCAGCAAGCAGGAGCTGGTGCGAGACTACCTGGATTTAGAGAGGCGGCTATCGCAGGCTGAGCAGGAAACTCGGAGGCTCCAGCAGCTGCAGGGGCGCCCTAGCAGGCAGCCCTGTCAACAGGTGGAAGAGCTGGCGGCCGAGGTGGAGAGACTCCGGACTGAAAACCAGAGGCTTCGGCAGGAGAACGAGATGTGGAGCCGAGATGGCAGCTGCTGTGACCAGAAGCCAGCCACAGAAGGGACCGGCGGTCCCCAGGATGAGGCCCTATTTCATACCCACGTGGGCCAGCTGGGTCACAAGGAGGCAGGTGACAGATGA